The Argopecten irradians isolate NY chromosome 16, Ai_NY, whole genome shotgun sequence genome window below encodes:
- the LOC138309992 gene encoding uncharacterized protein: MEITKAMRERNRTTQLNLVKQQCNVYCKQQATSTVCNVNCKQQATSTVCNVYCEQQATSTVCNVYCKQQATSTVCNVYCKQQATSTATPTVCNVYCKQQATSTVCNVYCKQQATPTVCNVYCKQQATPTVCNVNSKQQATPKVCNVYCKQQATPTVCNVYCKQQATPTVCNVYFNTRL; this comes from the exons AACAGGACAACACAGCTGAATTTAGTAAAACAACAGTGTAATGTTTACTGTAAACAGCAGGCCACATCAACAGTGTGTAATGTTAACTGTAAACAGCAGGCCACATCAACAGTGTGCAATGTTTACTGTGAACAACAGGCCACATCAACAGTGTGCAATGTTTACTGTAAACAACAGGCCACATCAACAGTGTGCAATGTTTACTGTAAACAGCAGGCCACATCAACA GCCACACCAACAGTGTGTAATGTTTACTGTAAACAACAGGCCACATCAACAGTGTGTAATGTTTACTGTAAACAACAGGCCACACCAACAGTGTGCAATGTTTACTGTAAACAACAGGCCACACCAACAGTGTGCAATGTTAACAGTAAACAGCAGGCCACACCAAAAGTGTGTAATGTTTACTGTAAACAACAGGCCACACCAACAGTGTGCAATGTTTACTGTAAACAGCAGGCCACACCAACAGTGTGTAATGTTTACTTCAACACAAGACTCTAA